A single Hippopotamus amphibius kiboko isolate mHipAmp2 chromosome 5, mHipAmp2.hap2, whole genome shotgun sequence DNA region contains:
- the LRRC24 gene encoding leucine-rich repeat-containing protein 24 isoform X5, producing MGALETGTAITKSRGHGQRLDETMPVSGGSPETSCAHVLHQVTTGGASHRGRIVGRLLRRLPPRGLRPVPREMAAGEPALLLLSLLSLTGLPPRVAGCPAACRCYSATVECGALRLRVVPPGIPPGTQTLFLQDNNIARLEPGVLAPLASLRRLYLHNNSLRALEPDAFRAQSRLLELALTGNRLRGLRVGAFAGLAQLRVLYLAGNQLVQLLDFTFLHLQRLQELHLQENSIELLEGQALAGLSSLALLDLSRNQLGTISREALQPLASLQVLRLTDNPWRCDCALHWLGAWIKEGGQRLLSSRDKKITCAEPPRLALQSLLEVSGNSLICIPPSVHVEPLEVTANLGEDLRVACQASGYPQPLVTWRKVVQPREGPPRAQAQPQGRARGPGGPGASDTGSGMLFLTNITLAHAGKYECEASNAGGAARVPFQLLVNLSQPQQLAPAPPPAGGPVSHERLPEAGSMAFRALGLAAQTAVAAAIALLALTALLLATLICRRRRRRKKAPGPPGEGALFVNDYSDGPCTFAQLEELRDERGHEMFVIDRSKPLFAEGPAEAAEGAAPGSSQGLPLQPPAAYEIHC from the exons ATGGGCGCCCTGGAGACAGGGACAGCCATCACCAAATCCA GAGGGCATGGCCAGAGGCTGGACGAGACTATGCCTGTGTCTGGTGGCTCCCCTGAGACCAGTTGTGCCCATGTCCTCCATCAAGTCACAACAG GAGGCGCATCCCATCGGGGCCGGATTGTAGGAAGGCTGCTGAGAAGGCTGCCGCCCCGTGGCCTGCGGCCGGTCCCGCGGGAGATGGCCGCAGGGGAGCCCGCACTGCTGCTGCTGTCGCTGCTGTCACTGACGGGCCTCCCGCCTCGCGTTGCCGGCTGCCCCGCCGCCTGCCGCTGCTACAGCGCCACGGTGGAGTGCGGCGCCCTGCGGCTGCGCGTGGTCCCGCCCGGAATCCCACCCGGGACGCAG ACGCTGTTCCTGCAGGACAACAACATCGCGCGCCTGGAGCCGGGCGTCCTGGCGCCCCTCGCCTCCCTCCGCCGTCTCTACTTGCACAACAACAGCCTCCGCGCCCTGGAGCCAGACGCCTTCCGCGCGCAGTCACGCCTGCTGGAGCTGGCGCTCACCGGCAACAGGCTGCGCGGCTTGCGTGTCGGCGCTTTCGCCGGCCTGGCCCAACTGCGCGTGCTCTACCTGGCTGGCAACCAGCTGGTACAGCTGCTGGATTTCACCTTCCTACACTTGCAG CGACTGCAGGAGCTGCACCTGCAGGAAAACAGCATTGAGCTGCTGGAGGGCCAGGCCCTGGCCGGACTCTCCTCATTGGCACTGCTGGACCTCAGCAGGAACCAGCTGGGCACCATCAGCCGGGAGGCCCTGCAGCCCCTGGCCAGCCTGCAGGTCCTGCGCCTCACAG ACAATCCATGGCGCTGTGACTGTGCCCTGCACTGGTTGGGGGCCTGGATCAAGGAGGGGGGCCAGCGACTGCTCAGCTCCAGGGACAAGAAGATCACGTGTGCAGAGCCCCCCCGCCTAGCACTTCAGAGTCTCCTGGAAGTATCTGGCAACAGCCTCATCTGCATCCCACCCTCCGTGCACGTGGAGCCGCTGGAGGTGACAGCCAACCTGGGTGAGGACCTGCGGGTTGCCTGCCAGGCTTCTGGCTACCCGCAGCCCCTGGTGACCTGGAGAAAGGTGGTGCAGCCTCGCGAGGGACCGCCGCGGGCCCAGGCTCAACCGCAAGGCAGGGCGCGGGGCCCAGGCGGGCCCGGGGCCTCCGACACCGGCAGCGGCATGCTCTTCCTCACCAACATCACCCTGGCCCACGCCGGCAAGTACGAGTGCGAGGCTTCCAACGCCGGCGGCGCCGCCCGCGTGCCCTTCCAGCTCCTGGTCAACCTGTCGCAGCCGCAACAGCTGGCGCCCGCGCCGCCCCCGGCCGGCGGCCCAGTCAGCCACGAGCGCCTGCCCGAGGCGGGCAGCATGGCCTTCCGCGCTCTGGGCCTGGCCGCGCAGACGGCCGTCGCGGCGGCCATCGCGCTGCTGGCGCTCACGGCGCTCTTGCTGGCGACCCTGATCTGCCGCCGGCGGCGCAGGCGCAAAAAGGCGCCGGGGCCTCCCGGGGAGGGCGCGCTCTTCGTCAACGACTATTCGGACGGGCCCTGCACCTTCGCGCAGCTCGAGGAGCTCCGCGACGAGCGCGGCCACGAGATGTTCGTCATCGACCGCTCCAAGCCGCTGTTCGCCGAGGGCCCGGCGGAGGCCGCCGAGGGCGCGGCGCCCGGAAGCTCGCAGGGGCTCCCGCTGCAGCCGCCCGCCGCCTACGAGATCCACTgctga
- the LRRC24 gene encoding leucine-rich repeat-containing protein 24 isoform X4 translates to MGALETGTAITKSRGHGQRLDETMPVSGGSPETSCAHVLHQVTTGTGLPTCVSGGASHRGRIVGRLLRRLPPRGLRPVPREMAAGEPALLLLSLLSLTGLPPRVAGCPAACRCYSATVECGALRLRVVPPGIPPGTQTLFLQDNNIARLEPGVLAPLASLRRLYLHNNSLRALEPDAFRAQSRLLELALTGNRLRGLRVGAFAGLAQLRVLYLAGNQLVQLLDFTFLHLQRLQELHLQENSIELLEGQALAGLSSLALLDLSRNQLGTISREALQPLASLQVLRLTDNPWRCDCALHWLGAWIKEGGQRLLSSRDKKITCAEPPRLALQSLLEVSGNSLICIPPSVHVEPLEVTANLGEDLRVACQASGYPQPLVTWRKVVQPREGPPRAQAQPQGRARGPGGPGASDTGSGMLFLTNITLAHAGKYECEASNAGGAARVPFQLLVNLSQPQQLAPAPPPAGGPVSHERLPEAGSMAFRALGLAAQTAVAAAIALLALTALLLATLICRRRRRRKKAPGPPGEGALFVNDYSDGPCTFAQLEELRDERGHEMFVIDRSKPLFAEGPAEAAEGAAPGSSQGLPLQPPAAYEIHC, encoded by the exons ATGGGCGCCCTGGAGACAGGGACAGCCATCACCAAATCCA GAGGGCATGGCCAGAGGCTGGACGAGACTATGCCTGTGTCTGGTGGCTCCCCTGAGACCAGTTGTGCCCATGTCCTCCATCAAGTCACAACAG GGACAGGCCTGCCAACCTGTGTTTCAGGAGGCGCATCCCATCGGGGCCGGATTGTAGGAAGGCTGCTGAGAAGGCTGCCGCCCCGTGGCCTGCGGCCGGTCCCGCGGGAGATGGCCGCAGGGGAGCCCGCACTGCTGCTGCTGTCGCTGCTGTCACTGACGGGCCTCCCGCCTCGCGTTGCCGGCTGCCCCGCCGCCTGCCGCTGCTACAGCGCCACGGTGGAGTGCGGCGCCCTGCGGCTGCGCGTGGTCCCGCCCGGAATCCCACCCGGGACGCAG ACGCTGTTCCTGCAGGACAACAACATCGCGCGCCTGGAGCCGGGCGTCCTGGCGCCCCTCGCCTCCCTCCGCCGTCTCTACTTGCACAACAACAGCCTCCGCGCCCTGGAGCCAGACGCCTTCCGCGCGCAGTCACGCCTGCTGGAGCTGGCGCTCACCGGCAACAGGCTGCGCGGCTTGCGTGTCGGCGCTTTCGCCGGCCTGGCCCAACTGCGCGTGCTCTACCTGGCTGGCAACCAGCTGGTACAGCTGCTGGATTTCACCTTCCTACACTTGCAG CGACTGCAGGAGCTGCACCTGCAGGAAAACAGCATTGAGCTGCTGGAGGGCCAGGCCCTGGCCGGACTCTCCTCATTGGCACTGCTGGACCTCAGCAGGAACCAGCTGGGCACCATCAGCCGGGAGGCCCTGCAGCCCCTGGCCAGCCTGCAGGTCCTGCGCCTCACAG ACAATCCATGGCGCTGTGACTGTGCCCTGCACTGGTTGGGGGCCTGGATCAAGGAGGGGGGCCAGCGACTGCTCAGCTCCAGGGACAAGAAGATCACGTGTGCAGAGCCCCCCCGCCTAGCACTTCAGAGTCTCCTGGAAGTATCTGGCAACAGCCTCATCTGCATCCCACCCTCCGTGCACGTGGAGCCGCTGGAGGTGACAGCCAACCTGGGTGAGGACCTGCGGGTTGCCTGCCAGGCTTCTGGCTACCCGCAGCCCCTGGTGACCTGGAGAAAGGTGGTGCAGCCTCGCGAGGGACCGCCGCGGGCCCAGGCTCAACCGCAAGGCAGGGCGCGGGGCCCAGGCGGGCCCGGGGCCTCCGACACCGGCAGCGGCATGCTCTTCCTCACCAACATCACCCTGGCCCACGCCGGCAAGTACGAGTGCGAGGCTTCCAACGCCGGCGGCGCCGCCCGCGTGCCCTTCCAGCTCCTGGTCAACCTGTCGCAGCCGCAACAGCTGGCGCCCGCGCCGCCCCCGGCCGGCGGCCCAGTCAGCCACGAGCGCCTGCCCGAGGCGGGCAGCATGGCCTTCCGCGCTCTGGGCCTGGCCGCGCAGACGGCCGTCGCGGCGGCCATCGCGCTGCTGGCGCTCACGGCGCTCTTGCTGGCGACCCTGATCTGCCGCCGGCGGCGCAGGCGCAAAAAGGCGCCGGGGCCTCCCGGGGAGGGCGCGCTCTTCGTCAACGACTATTCGGACGGGCCCTGCACCTTCGCGCAGCTCGAGGAGCTCCGCGACGAGCGCGGCCACGAGATGTTCGTCATCGACCGCTCCAAGCCGCTGTTCGCCGAGGGCCCGGCGGAGGCCGCCGAGGGCGCGGCGCCCGGAAGCTCGCAGGGGCTCCCGCTGCAGCCGCCCGCCGCCTACGAGATCCACTgctga
- the LRRC24 gene encoding leucine-rich repeat-containing protein 24 isoform X2 — MGVSTTRRRSARAAWAWCDRPWPSSSAPASSTRPELPSCPRTSAGRAAVSPSPWTWPRFCSPPRRAERRTGGQPQAPRAPLHPRRERRCARATQAARGRVRVRSGGAPRPRPARRCPRCCRGASPGVGRGGVTGALLPPHAPGLGRPWRCLGSAGARDGRPGRPRGRCGGSSARARGAPAPPPPGAARWAGVRRGSRAAGASGGHGQRLDETMPVSGGSPETSCAHVLHQVTTGGASHRGRIVGRLLRRLPPRGLRPVPREMAAGEPALLLLSLLSLTGLPPRVAGCPAACRCYSATVECGALRLRVVPPGIPPGTQTLFLQDNNIARLEPGVLAPLASLRRLYLHNNSLRALEPDAFRAQSRLLELALTGNRLRGLRVGAFAGLAQLRVLYLAGNQLVQLLDFTFLHLQRLQELHLQENSIELLEGQALAGLSSLALLDLSRNQLGTISREALQPLASLQVLRLTDNPWRCDCALHWLGAWIKEGGQRLLSSRDKKITCAEPPRLALQSLLEVSGNSLICIPPSVHVEPLEVTANLGEDLRVACQASGYPQPLVTWRKVVQPREGPPRAQAQPQGRARGPGGPGASDTGSGMLFLTNITLAHAGKYECEASNAGGAARVPFQLLVNLSQPQQLAPAPPPAGGPVSHERLPEAGSMAFRALGLAAQTAVAAAIALLALTALLLATLICRRRRRRKKAPGPPGEGALFVNDYSDGPCTFAQLEELRDERGHEMFVIDRSKPLFAEGPAEAAEGAAPGSSQGLPLQPPAAYEIHC, encoded by the exons ATGGGCGTCTCTACCACCCGGCGCCGGAGCGCGCGGGCGGCGTGGGCCTGGTGCGATCGGCCCTGGCCTTCGAGCTCAGCGCCTGCTTCGAGTACGCGCCCGGAGCTCCCGAGCTGCCCTCGCACGTCCGCTGGCAGGGCCGCCGTTTCGCCCTCACCATGGACCTGGCCCCGCTTCTGCTCGCCGCCCCGCCGCGCTGAGCGGCGGACGGGAGGGCAGCCGCAGGCGCCGCGAGCCCCGCTGCACCCCCGCAGGGAGCGTCGCTGCGCACGCGCCACCCAGGCAGCGCGCGGCCGAGTGCGCGTGCGCAGCGGAGGagcgccgcggccccgccccgcccggcgctGTCCGAGGTGCTGCCGCGGCGCGAGCCCCGgcgtggggaggggcggggtcaCGGGCGCCCTCCTCCCTCCGCACGCCCCCGGCCTGGGGCGTCCTTGGCGTTGTCTCGGTTCGGCAGGCGCTCGCGACGGCAGACCCGGGCGGCCGCGTGGGAGGTGCGGGGGCTCCAGTGCGCGAGCGCGAGGggcgcccgcccctcccccgcccggcgCTGCTCGGTGGGCCGGGGTTCGGCGGGGGAGCCGCGCCGCGGGAGCGTCAG GAGGGCATGGCCAGAGGCTGGACGAGACTATGCCTGTGTCTGGTGGCTCCCCTGAGACCAGTTGTGCCCATGTCCTCCATCAAGTCACAACAG GAGGCGCATCCCATCGGGGCCGGATTGTAGGAAGGCTGCTGAGAAGGCTGCCGCCCCGTGGCCTGCGGCCGGTCCCGCGGGAGATGGCCGCAGGGGAGCCCGCACTGCTGCTGCTGTCGCTGCTGTCACTGACGGGCCTCCCGCCTCGCGTTGCCGGCTGCCCCGCCGCCTGCCGCTGCTACAGCGCCACGGTGGAGTGCGGCGCCCTGCGGCTGCGCGTGGTCCCGCCCGGAATCCCACCCGGGACGCAG ACGCTGTTCCTGCAGGACAACAACATCGCGCGCCTGGAGCCGGGCGTCCTGGCGCCCCTCGCCTCCCTCCGCCGTCTCTACTTGCACAACAACAGCCTCCGCGCCCTGGAGCCAGACGCCTTCCGCGCGCAGTCACGCCTGCTGGAGCTGGCGCTCACCGGCAACAGGCTGCGCGGCTTGCGTGTCGGCGCTTTCGCCGGCCTGGCCCAACTGCGCGTGCTCTACCTGGCTGGCAACCAGCTGGTACAGCTGCTGGATTTCACCTTCCTACACTTGCAG CGACTGCAGGAGCTGCACCTGCAGGAAAACAGCATTGAGCTGCTGGAGGGCCAGGCCCTGGCCGGACTCTCCTCATTGGCACTGCTGGACCTCAGCAGGAACCAGCTGGGCACCATCAGCCGGGAGGCCCTGCAGCCCCTGGCCAGCCTGCAGGTCCTGCGCCTCACAG ACAATCCATGGCGCTGTGACTGTGCCCTGCACTGGTTGGGGGCCTGGATCAAGGAGGGGGGCCAGCGACTGCTCAGCTCCAGGGACAAGAAGATCACGTGTGCAGAGCCCCCCCGCCTAGCACTTCAGAGTCTCCTGGAAGTATCTGGCAACAGCCTCATCTGCATCCCACCCTCCGTGCACGTGGAGCCGCTGGAGGTGACAGCCAACCTGGGTGAGGACCTGCGGGTTGCCTGCCAGGCTTCTGGCTACCCGCAGCCCCTGGTGACCTGGAGAAAGGTGGTGCAGCCTCGCGAGGGACCGCCGCGGGCCCAGGCTCAACCGCAAGGCAGGGCGCGGGGCCCAGGCGGGCCCGGGGCCTCCGACACCGGCAGCGGCATGCTCTTCCTCACCAACATCACCCTGGCCCACGCCGGCAAGTACGAGTGCGAGGCTTCCAACGCCGGCGGCGCCGCCCGCGTGCCCTTCCAGCTCCTGGTCAACCTGTCGCAGCCGCAACAGCTGGCGCCCGCGCCGCCCCCGGCCGGCGGCCCAGTCAGCCACGAGCGCCTGCCCGAGGCGGGCAGCATGGCCTTCCGCGCTCTGGGCCTGGCCGCGCAGACGGCCGTCGCGGCGGCCATCGCGCTGCTGGCGCTCACGGCGCTCTTGCTGGCGACCCTGATCTGCCGCCGGCGGCGCAGGCGCAAAAAGGCGCCGGGGCCTCCCGGGGAGGGCGCGCTCTTCGTCAACGACTATTCGGACGGGCCCTGCACCTTCGCGCAGCTCGAGGAGCTCCGCGACGAGCGCGGCCACGAGATGTTCGTCATCGACCGCTCCAAGCCGCTGTTCGCCGAGGGCCCGGCGGAGGCCGCCGAGGGCGCGGCGCCCGGAAGCTCGCAGGGGCTCCCGCTGCAGCCGCCCGCCGCCTACGAGATCCACTgctga
- the LRRC24 gene encoding leucine-rich repeat-containing protein 24 isoform X3, with amino-acid sequence MGVSTTRRRSARAAWAWCDRPWPSSSAPASSTRPELPSCPRTSAGRAAVSPSPWTWPRFCSPPRRAERRTGGQPQAPRAPLHPRRERRCARATQAARGRVRVRSGGAPRPRPARRCPRCCRGASPGVGRGGVTGALLPPHAPGLGRPWRCLGSAGARDGRPGRPRGRCGGSSARARGAPAPPPPGAARWAGVRRGSRAAGASGGASHRGRIVGRLLRRLPPRGLRPVPREMAAGEPALLLLSLLSLTGLPPRVAGCPAACRCYSATVECGALRLRVVPPGIPPGTQTLFLQDNNIARLEPGVLAPLASLRRLYLHNNSLRALEPDAFRAQSRLLELALTGNRLRGLRVGAFAGLAQLRVLYLAGNQLVQLLDFTFLHLQRLQELHLQENSIELLEGQALAGLSSLALLDLSRNQLGTISREALQPLASLQVLRLTDNPWRCDCALHWLGAWIKEGGQRLLSSRDKKITCAEPPRLALQSLLEVSGNSLICIPPSVHVEPLEVTANLGEDLRVACQASGYPQPLVTWRKVVQPREGPPRAQAQPQGRARGPGGPGASDTGSGMLFLTNITLAHAGKYECEASNAGGAARVPFQLLVNLSQPQQLAPAPPPAGGPVSHERLPEAGSMAFRALGLAAQTAVAAAIALLALTALLLATLICRRRRRRKKAPGPPGEGALFVNDYSDGPCTFAQLEELRDERGHEMFVIDRSKPLFAEGPAEAAEGAAPGSSQGLPLQPPAAYEIHC; translated from the exons ATGGGCGTCTCTACCACCCGGCGCCGGAGCGCGCGGGCGGCGTGGGCCTGGTGCGATCGGCCCTGGCCTTCGAGCTCAGCGCCTGCTTCGAGTACGCGCCCGGAGCTCCCGAGCTGCCCTCGCACGTCCGCTGGCAGGGCCGCCGTTTCGCCCTCACCATGGACCTGGCCCCGCTTCTGCTCGCCGCCCCGCCGCGCTGAGCGGCGGACGGGAGGGCAGCCGCAGGCGCCGCGAGCCCCGCTGCACCCCCGCAGGGAGCGTCGCTGCGCACGCGCCACCCAGGCAGCGCGCGGCCGAGTGCGCGTGCGCAGCGGAGGagcgccgcggccccgccccgcccggcgctGTCCGAGGTGCTGCCGCGGCGCGAGCCCCGgcgtggggaggggcggggtcaCGGGCGCCCTCCTCCCTCCGCACGCCCCCGGCCTGGGGCGTCCTTGGCGTTGTCTCGGTTCGGCAGGCGCTCGCGACGGCAGACCCGGGCGGCCGCGTGGGAGGTGCGGGGGCTCCAGTGCGCGAGCGCGAGGggcgcccgcccctcccccgcccggcgCTGCTCGGTGGGCCGGGGTTCGGCGGGGGAGCCGCGCCGCGGGAGCGTCAG GAGGCGCATCCCATCGGGGCCGGATTGTAGGAAGGCTGCTGAGAAGGCTGCCGCCCCGTGGCCTGCGGCCGGTCCCGCGGGAGATGGCCGCAGGGGAGCCCGCACTGCTGCTGCTGTCGCTGCTGTCACTGACGGGCCTCCCGCCTCGCGTTGCCGGCTGCCCCGCCGCCTGCCGCTGCTACAGCGCCACGGTGGAGTGCGGCGCCCTGCGGCTGCGCGTGGTCCCGCCCGGAATCCCACCCGGGACGCAG ACGCTGTTCCTGCAGGACAACAACATCGCGCGCCTGGAGCCGGGCGTCCTGGCGCCCCTCGCCTCCCTCCGCCGTCTCTACTTGCACAACAACAGCCTCCGCGCCCTGGAGCCAGACGCCTTCCGCGCGCAGTCACGCCTGCTGGAGCTGGCGCTCACCGGCAACAGGCTGCGCGGCTTGCGTGTCGGCGCTTTCGCCGGCCTGGCCCAACTGCGCGTGCTCTACCTGGCTGGCAACCAGCTGGTACAGCTGCTGGATTTCACCTTCCTACACTTGCAG CGACTGCAGGAGCTGCACCTGCAGGAAAACAGCATTGAGCTGCTGGAGGGCCAGGCCCTGGCCGGACTCTCCTCATTGGCACTGCTGGACCTCAGCAGGAACCAGCTGGGCACCATCAGCCGGGAGGCCCTGCAGCCCCTGGCCAGCCTGCAGGTCCTGCGCCTCACAG ACAATCCATGGCGCTGTGACTGTGCCCTGCACTGGTTGGGGGCCTGGATCAAGGAGGGGGGCCAGCGACTGCTCAGCTCCAGGGACAAGAAGATCACGTGTGCAGAGCCCCCCCGCCTAGCACTTCAGAGTCTCCTGGAAGTATCTGGCAACAGCCTCATCTGCATCCCACCCTCCGTGCACGTGGAGCCGCTGGAGGTGACAGCCAACCTGGGTGAGGACCTGCGGGTTGCCTGCCAGGCTTCTGGCTACCCGCAGCCCCTGGTGACCTGGAGAAAGGTGGTGCAGCCTCGCGAGGGACCGCCGCGGGCCCAGGCTCAACCGCAAGGCAGGGCGCGGGGCCCAGGCGGGCCCGGGGCCTCCGACACCGGCAGCGGCATGCTCTTCCTCACCAACATCACCCTGGCCCACGCCGGCAAGTACGAGTGCGAGGCTTCCAACGCCGGCGGCGCCGCCCGCGTGCCCTTCCAGCTCCTGGTCAACCTGTCGCAGCCGCAACAGCTGGCGCCCGCGCCGCCCCCGGCCGGCGGCCCAGTCAGCCACGAGCGCCTGCCCGAGGCGGGCAGCATGGCCTTCCGCGCTCTGGGCCTGGCCGCGCAGACGGCCGTCGCGGCGGCCATCGCGCTGCTGGCGCTCACGGCGCTCTTGCTGGCGACCCTGATCTGCCGCCGGCGGCGCAGGCGCAAAAAGGCGCCGGGGCCTCCCGGGGAGGGCGCGCTCTTCGTCAACGACTATTCGGACGGGCCCTGCACCTTCGCGCAGCTCGAGGAGCTCCGCGACGAGCGCGGCCACGAGATGTTCGTCATCGACCGCTCCAAGCCGCTGTTCGCCGAGGGCCCGGCGGAGGCCGCCGAGGGCGCGGCGCCCGGAAGCTCGCAGGGGCTCCCGCTGCAGCCGCCCGCCGCCTACGAGATCCACTgctga
- the LRRC24 gene encoding leucine-rich repeat-containing protein 24 isoform X1: MGVSTTRRRSARAAWAWCDRPWPSSSAPASSTRPELPSCPRTSAGRAAVSPSPWTWPRFCSPPRRAERRTGGQPQAPRAPLHPRRERRCARATQAARGRVRVRSGGAPRPRPARRCPRCCRGASPGVGRGGVTGALLPPHAPGLGRPWRCLGSAGARDGRPGRPRGRCGGSSARARGAPAPPPPGAARWAGVRRGSRAAGASGGHGQRLDETMPVSGGSPETSCAHVLHQVTTGTGLPTCVSGGASHRGRIVGRLLRRLPPRGLRPVPREMAAGEPALLLLSLLSLTGLPPRVAGCPAACRCYSATVECGALRLRVVPPGIPPGTQTLFLQDNNIARLEPGVLAPLASLRRLYLHNNSLRALEPDAFRAQSRLLELALTGNRLRGLRVGAFAGLAQLRVLYLAGNQLVQLLDFTFLHLQRLQELHLQENSIELLEGQALAGLSSLALLDLSRNQLGTISREALQPLASLQVLRLTDNPWRCDCALHWLGAWIKEGGQRLLSSRDKKITCAEPPRLALQSLLEVSGNSLICIPPSVHVEPLEVTANLGEDLRVACQASGYPQPLVTWRKVVQPREGPPRAQAQPQGRARGPGGPGASDTGSGMLFLTNITLAHAGKYECEASNAGGAARVPFQLLVNLSQPQQLAPAPPPAGGPVSHERLPEAGSMAFRALGLAAQTAVAAAIALLALTALLLATLICRRRRRRKKAPGPPGEGALFVNDYSDGPCTFAQLEELRDERGHEMFVIDRSKPLFAEGPAEAAEGAAPGSSQGLPLQPPAAYEIHC; this comes from the exons ATGGGCGTCTCTACCACCCGGCGCCGGAGCGCGCGGGCGGCGTGGGCCTGGTGCGATCGGCCCTGGCCTTCGAGCTCAGCGCCTGCTTCGAGTACGCGCCCGGAGCTCCCGAGCTGCCCTCGCACGTCCGCTGGCAGGGCCGCCGTTTCGCCCTCACCATGGACCTGGCCCCGCTTCTGCTCGCCGCCCCGCCGCGCTGAGCGGCGGACGGGAGGGCAGCCGCAGGCGCCGCGAGCCCCGCTGCACCCCCGCAGGGAGCGTCGCTGCGCACGCGCCACCCAGGCAGCGCGCGGCCGAGTGCGCGTGCGCAGCGGAGGagcgccgcggccccgccccgcccggcgctGTCCGAGGTGCTGCCGCGGCGCGAGCCCCGgcgtggggaggggcggggtcaCGGGCGCCCTCCTCCCTCCGCACGCCCCCGGCCTGGGGCGTCCTTGGCGTTGTCTCGGTTCGGCAGGCGCTCGCGACGGCAGACCCGGGCGGCCGCGTGGGAGGTGCGGGGGCTCCAGTGCGCGAGCGCGAGGggcgcccgcccctcccccgcccggcgCTGCTCGGTGGGCCGGGGTTCGGCGGGGGAGCCGCGCCGCGGGAGCGTCAG GAGGGCATGGCCAGAGGCTGGACGAGACTATGCCTGTGTCTGGTGGCTCCCCTGAGACCAGTTGTGCCCATGTCCTCCATCAAGTCACAACAG GGACAGGCCTGCCAACCTGTGTTTCAGGAGGCGCATCCCATCGGGGCCGGATTGTAGGAAGGCTGCTGAGAAGGCTGCCGCCCCGTGGCCTGCGGCCGGTCCCGCGGGAGATGGCCGCAGGGGAGCCCGCACTGCTGCTGCTGTCGCTGCTGTCACTGACGGGCCTCCCGCCTCGCGTTGCCGGCTGCCCCGCCGCCTGCCGCTGCTACAGCGCCACGGTGGAGTGCGGCGCCCTGCGGCTGCGCGTGGTCCCGCCCGGAATCCCACCCGGGACGCAG ACGCTGTTCCTGCAGGACAACAACATCGCGCGCCTGGAGCCGGGCGTCCTGGCGCCCCTCGCCTCCCTCCGCCGTCTCTACTTGCACAACAACAGCCTCCGCGCCCTGGAGCCAGACGCCTTCCGCGCGCAGTCACGCCTGCTGGAGCTGGCGCTCACCGGCAACAGGCTGCGCGGCTTGCGTGTCGGCGCTTTCGCCGGCCTGGCCCAACTGCGCGTGCTCTACCTGGCTGGCAACCAGCTGGTACAGCTGCTGGATTTCACCTTCCTACACTTGCAG CGACTGCAGGAGCTGCACCTGCAGGAAAACAGCATTGAGCTGCTGGAGGGCCAGGCCCTGGCCGGACTCTCCTCATTGGCACTGCTGGACCTCAGCAGGAACCAGCTGGGCACCATCAGCCGGGAGGCCCTGCAGCCCCTGGCCAGCCTGCAGGTCCTGCGCCTCACAG ACAATCCATGGCGCTGTGACTGTGCCCTGCACTGGTTGGGGGCCTGGATCAAGGAGGGGGGCCAGCGACTGCTCAGCTCCAGGGACAAGAAGATCACGTGTGCAGAGCCCCCCCGCCTAGCACTTCAGAGTCTCCTGGAAGTATCTGGCAACAGCCTCATCTGCATCCCACCCTCCGTGCACGTGGAGCCGCTGGAGGTGACAGCCAACCTGGGTGAGGACCTGCGGGTTGCCTGCCAGGCTTCTGGCTACCCGCAGCCCCTGGTGACCTGGAGAAAGGTGGTGCAGCCTCGCGAGGGACCGCCGCGGGCCCAGGCTCAACCGCAAGGCAGGGCGCGGGGCCCAGGCGGGCCCGGGGCCTCCGACACCGGCAGCGGCATGCTCTTCCTCACCAACATCACCCTGGCCCACGCCGGCAAGTACGAGTGCGAGGCTTCCAACGCCGGCGGCGCCGCCCGCGTGCCCTTCCAGCTCCTGGTCAACCTGTCGCAGCCGCAACAGCTGGCGCCCGCGCCGCCCCCGGCCGGCGGCCCAGTCAGCCACGAGCGCCTGCCCGAGGCGGGCAGCATGGCCTTCCGCGCTCTGGGCCTGGCCGCGCAGACGGCCGTCGCGGCGGCCATCGCGCTGCTGGCGCTCACGGCGCTCTTGCTGGCGACCCTGATCTGCCGCCGGCGGCGCAGGCGCAAAAAGGCGCCGGGGCCTCCCGGGGAGGGCGCGCTCTTCGTCAACGACTATTCGGACGGGCCCTGCACCTTCGCGCAGCTCGAGGAGCTCCGCGACGAGCGCGGCCACGAGATGTTCGTCATCGACCGCTCCAAGCCGCTGTTCGCCGAGGGCCCGGCGGAGGCCGCCGAGGGCGCGGCGCCCGGAAGCTCGCAGGGGCTCCCGCTGCAGCCGCCCGCCGCCTACGAGATCCACTgctga
- the C5H8orf82 gene encoding UPF0598 protein C8orf82 homolog, with amino-acid sequence MWATCGVLRGRALGVARSPGARAYGGGGGVAYTQGQSPEPRTREYFYYVDHQGQILRPPARDRPACLEALAGASAMYRRKQVRSPPRRRWPIALET; translated from the exons ATGTGGGCGACGTGCGGGGTTCTGCGGGGCAGGGCCCTCGGTGTGGCGCGGTCCCCGGGGGCCCGGGCCtacggtgggggcgggggcgtcGCCTACACGCAGGGCCAAAGCCCAGAGCCGCGGACGCGCGAGTACTTTTACTACGTGGATCACCAGGGCCAG ATTCTGCGGCCCCCAGCTAGGGACCGCCCCGCCTGCTTGGAAGCCCTGGCGGGGGCATCCGCCATGTACAGGAGGAAGCAAGTCAGGTCGCCTCCGCGGAGGAGGTGGCCCATCGCATTAGAAAcctga